In the genome of Fusobacterium necrogenes, one region contains:
- a CDS encoding globin domain-containing protein: protein MLSQKTIDIVKATVPVLKERGEDITKVFYKNMLGENPDIRAMFDPEKQKDGSQPKALAMTVLAAAQNIENLAVLAPAVQKIGKVHVDLNVKPEHYPIVGKYLLGAIKEVLGDMATDDIINAWAEAYGVIADIFIGVEADMYAKRANN from the coding sequence ATGTTATCACAAAAAACAATAGATATAGTAAAGGCAACAGTACCTGTTTTAAAAGAAAGGGGAGAAGATATAACTAAAGTATTTTATAAAAATATGTTAGGAGAAAATCCAGATATAAGAGCTATGTTTGATCCAGAGAAACAAAAAGATGGATCTCAGCCAAAAGCTTTGGCTATGACAGTATTAGCAGCAGCTCAAAATATAGAAAATTTAGCTGTTCTAGCTCCAGCTGTACAAAAAATTGGAAAAGTTCATGTTGATTTAAATGTTAAACCAGAACATTATCCTATAGTAGGGAAGTATCTTTTAGGGGCAATTAAAGAGGTACTAGGGGATATGGCAACTGATGATATTATAAATGCTTGGGCAGAAGCCTATGGAGTAATAGCTGATATTTTTATAGGAGTAGAAGCTGATATGTATGCTAAAAGAGCAAATAATTAA